A stretch of Synergistaceae bacterium DZ-S4 DNA encodes these proteins:
- the purN gene encoding phosphoribosylglycinamide formyltransferase — protein MCLPRIAILISGTGSNMEVILKACITGELPAEVSFVGSDNINARGLGTAAALGAPTRVFFYKRDGRNSAEEAIAKAVEETKTDWIILAGFMKILSPAFVKRFPDRIINIHPALLPAFPGAHGIRDAWEAKAGHTGVTVHVVDEEVDHGRILAQERVDILPDDTIEMLEEKIHRVEHRIYSETLKKHFEENPISIEEREE, from the coding sequence GTGTGCCTCCCGCGCATAGCGATCCTTATCTCAGGTACAGGATCAAACATGGAAGTCATCCTCAAGGCATGCATCACAGGTGAACTTCCGGCGGAGGTCTCATTCGTCGGAAGCGACAACATAAACGCAAGGGGACTGGGGACCGCGGCAGCGCTTGGGGCGCCCACCCGTGTGTTTTTTTACAAGAGGGACGGCAGGAATTCTGCGGAGGAGGCTATAGCAAAGGCTGTCGAAGAGACGAAGACAGACTGGATAATACTTGCCGGTTTTATGAAAATTTTGTCGCCCGCATTCGTGAAGAGGTTCCCTGACAGGATAATAAACATCCATCCCGCGCTGCTGCCTGCTTTTCCCGGGGCACACGGCATCCGCGACGCATGGGAGGCTAAGGCCGGCCATACCGGTGTCACAGTCCATGTAGTCGATGAAGAGGTCGACCACGGCAGGATACTTGCACAGGAACGGGTAGACATCCTTCCTGATGATACGATCGAGATGCTTGAAGAGAAAATTCACAGGGTCGAACACAGGATATACAGTGAGACCCTGAAAAAACACTTTGAAGAAAATCCTATATCAATTGAAGAGCGGGAGGAATAG
- the purH gene encoding bifunctional phosphoribosylaminoimidazolecarboxamide formyltransferase/IMP cyclohydrolase, with protein MMETRKALISVWDKTGVLELAKGLAAHGYEIVSSSGTAKHLEEGGLKVTEVVDMTGLPAILGGRVKTLHPAVMGGILARRGLAQDDEDRKKFSIPLIDVVVCTLYPFEETAEKGADLDQLIEKIDIGGVSLIRAAAKNYYHVAVVTDIADYGSVLEELEKRQEFPLEFKQKLALKAFRLTASYDATIYKGLCSETGTAEEAGEDKILPLRKVQDLRYGENPHQKAALFLPPLEKQPFEQHSGKELSYNNLLDLDTLLRGCSVFQDQCACTIVKHTTPCGTAHGRTPLDAFRKALECDPISAFGGIIGMTRCVDMATAKVITETFFEIVAAPSYAEGVVEFFRDKKPNLRVLTITPGYAPKLQMTGNRCGYLVQEDMLPPLPKMNEGKWIGKARPDLWDDLIFAWKTAAITKSNAIVLVKNGAAVGIGGGFTNRVDAAEYALKLACEKAKGAVLASDAFFPFPDTVELAAREEVSAVIQPGGSIKDKEIFDRAEELGISMFVGSGRTFRH; from the coding sequence ATGATGGAGACCAGAAAAGCGCTCATCTCTGTCTGGGACAAGACGGGCGTGCTCGAATTGGCAAAGGGCCTGGCTGCCCACGGATACGAAATAGTTTCCAGCTCAGGAACTGCAAAACATCTTGAAGAGGGCGGGCTTAAGGTTACGGAAGTTGTTGACATGACAGGACTTCCCGCGATCCTTGGCGGCAGGGTGAAAACCCTGCATCCGGCTGTCATGGGTGGGATCCTTGCAAGAAGAGGATTGGCACAGGACGATGAAGACAGGAAAAAGTTTTCGATCCCGCTTATCGACGTTGTGGTCTGCACGCTCTATCCCTTCGAAGAGACGGCCGAAAAGGGAGCCGACCTTGACCAGCTTATTGAGAAGATCGACATCGGAGGAGTCTCGCTCATTAGAGCGGCTGCAAAAAACTACTACCACGTTGCAGTCGTGACTGACATTGCAGATTACGGAAGCGTCCTCGAAGAACTTGAGAAGAGGCAGGAATTTCCCCTTGAATTCAAACAGAAGCTGGCGCTGAAGGCCTTCCGCCTTACAGCATCATATGACGCCACTATATACAAGGGGCTTTGCTCCGAGACAGGAACTGCTGAAGAGGCGGGAGAAGACAAGATACTTCCTTTACGGAAAGTGCAGGATCTGAGATACGGGGAGAACCCTCACCAGAAGGCTGCCCTCTTCCTGCCCCCGCTTGAAAAACAGCCGTTTGAGCAGCACTCAGGCAAGGAGCTCTCATACAACAACCTACTCGACCTTGACACGCTTCTGAGAGGTTGTTCCGTATTTCAGGACCAATGCGCATGCACCATAGTCAAGCACACGACTCCATGCGGAACGGCACATGGCAGGACCCCGCTCGATGCATTCAGGAAGGCGTTGGAGTGCGACCCGATCTCAGCATTCGGCGGCATCATCGGAATGACAAGATGTGTGGACATGGCGACTGCGAAGGTCATTACCGAGACCTTCTTTGAGATAGTCGCCGCCCCCTCATACGCGGAGGGAGTCGTTGAATTTTTCAGGGACAAGAAGCCCAATCTGCGTGTCCTTACAATAACTCCGGGATATGCCCCAAAGCTTCAGATGACGGGGAATCGCTGCGGTTACCTTGTCCAGGAAGACATGCTCCCACCTCTTCCCAAAATGAATGAAGGCAAGTGGATCGGCAAGGCAAGACCTGACCTCTGGGATGACCTTATCTTTGCCTGGAAGACCGCTGCGATAACAAAGAGCAACGCTATCGTCCTCGTAAAGAACGGAGCCGCGGTAGGGATCGGCGGAGGCTTCACCAACAGGGTGGACGCGGCAGAGTATGCGCTGAAGCTTGCATGTGAAAAGGCAAAAGGGGCAGTGCTTGCATCAGACGCATTCTTCCCCTTCCCCGACACCGTAGAACTTGCCGCAAGAGAGGAAGTCAGCGCAGTGATACAGCCGGGAGGTTCCATAAAGGACAAAGAGATATTCGATCGGGCTGAAGAGCTTGGAATAAGCATGTTCGTCGGCAGCGGCCGGACGTTCAGGCACTAA
- the purD gene encoding phosphoribosylamine--glycine ligase, with amino-acid sequence MRIMVLGGGGREHAIVHAFSKSKVVTKLHCCPGNPGISKLAACHAGNPSDPFQMTALCKRLDIDLVFIGPEAPLVAGTADALRAAGILVMGPGKLGAQLEGSKIFSKNFMKKHGIPTSSFECCQTIEECGAAVDRRSAPYVVKADGLASGKGAFLLDTKEEAMTVCSMMLDDMILGSAGKNIIVEDFVEGQEMTILAITDGETVRILPSSQDHKRALDGDKGNNTGGMGAYSPVPWVDNAFLKKVEDIVLMPTLEGLKKEGIPFCGVIYAGIMIKPDGSLSVLEYNVRLGDPEAQVVLPVFGGDFGEAIFACCKGDLSKAEWPAPERVALGVVMASGGYPDKYQTGYEIVIRDEEVHDTYIYHAGTAHDNTGTLVTSGGRVLTVVGMAPTLKEAKELAYRRVKTVYFRDAHYRKDIGDKSLKGEDKQ; translated from the coding sequence ATGAGAATAATGGTCCTCGGGGGCGGCGGCCGTGAACATGCCATCGTCCACGCTTTTTCAAAATCCAAGGTAGTCACAAAACTCCACTGCTGTCCGGGAAACCCGGGAATATCCAAACTGGCGGCCTGCCATGCGGGAAATCCGTCCGATCCCTTCCAGATGACGGCACTATGCAAAAGGCTTGACATAGACCTGGTATTCATCGGACCTGAAGCCCCCCTTGTAGCGGGTACAGCCGATGCGCTCAGAGCTGCGGGCATACTTGTCATGGGTCCCGGAAAACTTGGAGCACAGCTTGAGGGAAGCAAGATATTTTCAAAAAATTTCATGAAGAAGCACGGGATACCTACATCTTCTTTCGAATGCTGCCAGACGATAGAGGAGTGCGGGGCTGCTGTCGACAGAAGATCTGCCCCATACGTCGTAAAGGCTGACGGGCTGGCTTCCGGCAAAGGTGCATTCCTCCTTGATACAAAAGAAGAGGCAATGACAGTCTGCAGTATGATGCTGGACGATATGATACTCGGCTCGGCCGGCAAAAACATAATAGTTGAGGACTTTGTCGAAGGACAGGAGATGACGATCCTCGCTATAACTGACGGGGAAACAGTCAGGATCCTCCCTTCCAGCCAGGACCACAAGCGCGCGCTTGACGGAGACAAAGGCAACAACACAGGCGGGATGGGAGCCTATTCCCCTGTTCCCTGGGTGGACAATGCTTTTTTAAAAAAGGTTGAAGATATCGTCCTCATGCCCACTCTGGAGGGACTGAAGAAGGAGGGTATACCATTCTGCGGGGTCATCTACGCGGGCATCATGATAAAACCCGACGGATCGCTCTCTGTTTTGGAATACAACGTAAGGCTGGGAGACCCTGAAGCACAGGTCGTACTTCCTGTCTTTGGGGGGGATTTCGGGGAGGCGATCTTTGCATGCTGCAAAGGCGACCTGTCGAAGGCAGAATGGCCCGCCCCCGAACGTGTCGCTCTTGGGGTGGTCATGGCTTCGGGAGGATACCCGGACAAGTACCAGACAGGATATGAGATAGTGATACGCGACGAGGAAGTCCATGACACCTACATCTACCACGCCGGAACGGCACATGACAACACAGGCACCCTAGTCACATCCGGAGGAAGGGTTCTCACCGTTGTAGGAATGGCTCCCACTCTAAAGGAAGCAAAAGAACTTGCATACAGGCGTGTAAAGACCGTCTACTTCAGGGACGCGCACTACAGGAAGGATATCGGAGACAAATCTTTGAAAGGTGAGGATAAACAGTGA
- the purE gene encoding 5-(carboxyamino)imidazole ribonucleotide mutase, whose product MTTPVVGIIMGSASDIPVIEKGVKVLDELGIPYEVAIASAHRTPRDVEGYAANAPQRGIKVIIAAAGLSAALPGVVAAATTLPVIGVPVKGGALDGLDALLSVTQMPPGIPVGSVGLNASLNACLMAARIIAINDTDLSKRLEEWSKKRASAVAESRTELANLPAAPEVAYRL is encoded by the coding sequence GTGACGACACCCGTGGTCGGAATAATAATGGGATCGGCATCGGACATCCCTGTGATAGAAAAGGGTGTCAAGGTACTCGATGAACTCGGGATCCCCTATGAAGTTGCGATAGCCTCCGCTCACAGGACTCCGCGAGACGTGGAGGGATATGCTGCAAATGCCCCCCAAAGAGGGATAAAGGTCATTATCGCTGCGGCCGGCCTTTCTGCCGCCCTGCCCGGAGTCGTGGCAGCCGCTACGACTCTCCCGGTCATTGGCGTACCTGTCAAAGGCGGAGCGCTCGACGGGCTTGACGCACTGCTCTCAGTTACACAGATGCCTCCCGGAATCCCCGTAGGCTCAGTAGGCCTCAACGCCTCACTGAACGCGTGCCTGATGGCGGCAAGGATAATAGCCATCAATGACACAGACCTGTCGAAAAGACTTGAAGAGTGGTCAAAGAAGAGAGCGTCCGCTGTCGCTGAGAGCCGCACTGAGCTTGCAAACCTGCCTGCGGCGCCCGAGGTGGCCTATAGACTTTAA
- a CDS encoding enoyl-CoA hydratase, translating to MSGYDKIEIIKDSNVAVIRLNSPATMNALESRLFEELCEATADVERDSSVRAVVLTGTGRAFCAGGDLKRFSEGFDANEGYLYMKRFAPWVKQFAGMCKPTIAAVNGYAVGAGFCIALHADMIIASEDAKFGMAFANVGLIPDLGGLYALPRLVGLQKAKELVLTGRNISAGEAKDIGIVNMTFPAGSLYEEVMKVAEKIAQGPPIAHRLAKALINGSDAMTLDQLMEQEALLQAQCIQTEDHKNAVDAFFKKEKPVFKGR from the coding sequence ATGTCAGGGTACGATAAGATAGAAATTATAAAAGATTCGAATGTCGCTGTGATAAGGCTGAATTCACCCGCGACGATGAACGCCCTTGAAAGCCGACTCTTTGAGGAACTCTGCGAGGCGACAGCAGATGTTGAGCGGGACAGTTCCGTCAGGGCTGTAGTGCTTACAGGCACCGGGAGGGCCTTCTGTGCGGGCGGCGACCTGAAGAGGTTTTCAGAGGGATTTGATGCCAACGAAGGGTATCTATACATGAAAAGGTTTGCCCCGTGGGTGAAGCAGTTTGCGGGGATGTGCAAGCCCACCATTGCAGCGGTCAATGGCTACGCTGTAGGAGCAGGTTTCTGCATAGCACTCCACGCGGACATGATAATCGCTTCTGAAGATGCGAAGTTCGGAATGGCATTTGCAAATGTGGGTCTTATCCCCGACCTCGGAGGGCTTTATGCCCTTCCGAGACTGGTAGGACTTCAAAAGGCAAAGGAACTGGTCTTGACCGGACGGAACATCAGCGCCGGGGAGGCGAAAGATATCGGCATAGTCAACATGACATTCCCCGCTGGGAGCTTATATGAAGAGGTCATGAAGGTTGCGGAAAAAATCGCTCAGGGACCTCCCATAGCTCACAGGCTGGCAAAAGCGCTGATCAACGGCTCAGACGCAATGACGCTGGATCAGCTGATGGAGCAGGAAGCCCTCCTCCAGGCACAGTGCATACAGACCGAGGATCACAAAAACGCAGTCGATGCATTTTTCAAAAAGGAAAAGCCGGTGTTTAAGGGGAGATGA
- the cysK gene encoding cysteine synthase A — protein sequence MKVDDVEILKLIGNTPLYKLKTETGGAGVWIKLEGSNPGGSIKDRAVWGMLKRAELRGDLKSDTVLVEPTSGNTGIGLALLGRAMGLRVVLTMPESMSVERRTILSSFGAELLLTPASMGMQGAVDAACEFLSKEKNALMLDQFSNEGNPWAHEMTTGPEIMRQIPKNKKIAAFVAGFGTGGTVSGVGKVLRREFPDVRIIAVEPLSSPLLTEGRAGPHKVQGIGANFVPKNLDRSVVTAYERASDEDALRTAKWLASEEGLFSGISTGANVWAALQEAKKLPKESIVVTVQPDRGDKYLSIFSA from the coding sequence ATGAAAGTTGACGATGTAGAAATATTGAAACTGATAGGCAACACTCCGCTCTATAAACTCAAGACAGAGACCGGGGGGGCTGGTGTCTGGATAAAACTGGAAGGTTCCAACCCAGGAGGATCGATAAAGGACAGGGCAGTGTGGGGAATGCTCAAAAGAGCTGAGCTCAGAGGCGACCTGAAGAGCGATACGGTCCTTGTGGAGCCGACAAGCGGCAATACAGGCATAGGACTTGCGCTGCTTGGAAGGGCTATGGGACTCAGGGTCGTTCTCACAATGCCTGAATCCATGTCGGTAGAGAGAAGAACGATATTATCCTCCTTCGGGGCGGAACTGCTCCTTACCCCTGCATCCATGGGAATGCAGGGGGCGGTCGATGCCGCATGCGAGTTCCTCTCAAAAGAGAAGAATGCGCTTATGCTGGACCAATTCTCAAACGAGGGCAATCCTTGGGCACATGAGATGACGACCGGCCCTGAGATCATGAGACAGATTCCAAAAAACAAAAAAATCGCTGCTTTTGTGGCCGGGTTTGGAACAGGCGGTACGGTAAGCGGTGTGGGGAAAGTCCTTCGAAGGGAATTTCCCGATGTCAGAATAATTGCTGTTGAACCACTTTCGAGCCCGCTTCTCACGGAAGGAAGGGCAGGTCCCCACAAGGTTCAGGGGATAGGGGCCAACTTTGTGCCAAAAAATCTCGACAGGAGCGTGGTCACAGCCTATGAAAGGGCAAGTGACGAAGACGCCCTCAGGACAGCAAAGTGGCTGGCATCCGAAGAGGGGCTTTTCAGCGGGATATCAACGGGTGCAAACGTATGGGCGGCGCTGCAGGAGGCAAAAAAACTGCCGAAGGAGAGCATCGTGGTCACGGTCCAGCCCGACAGAGGAGACAAGTATCTGAGTATTTTTTCGGCATAG
- a CDS encoding glutaredoxin, which yields MKEIKMFMFESCPHCAKARKIISSLLDSNPEYKKIPFVMIDEKLQPEEAEKCDYFYVPCFFVGDEKVHEGTVDEEKVRAVFEKAAE from the coding sequence ATGAAAGAGATAAAGATGTTCATGTTTGAAAGCTGTCCGCACTGTGCAAAGGCGAGGAAGATAATATCGTCGCTTCTTGACTCCAACCCGGAATACAAAAAAATACCGTTTGTGATGATCGACGAAAAATTGCAGCCGGAAGAGGCAGAGAAGTGTGATTACTTCTACGTGCCATGCTTTTTTGTAGGAGACGAAAAGGTACATGAGGGAACAGTGGACGAAGAGAAGGTAAGGGCTGTCTTTGAAAAAGCAGCTGAATGA
- a CDS encoding tryptophan-rich sensory protein, translating to MKRVFRSLLFWEGLSFAVAFIGGRAMNESSMLWYSELSRSSLTPPNIAFPIVWTFLYALMGYSAYRVVNRASAGVLIPYFVQLILNLTWSWVFFYFMETNAGLVNLFLLIFAVLWTAAVFNRHDRLAAVLLIPYILWGCFAFWLNLYIVIHN from the coding sequence ATGAAGAGGGTATTCCGTTCCCTTTTATTCTGGGAGGGTCTTTCGTTTGCTGTTGCATTTATCGGCGGCAGGGCTATGAACGAGAGCTCCATGCTCTGGTACAGTGAACTGTCAAGATCATCTCTGACGCCTCCCAATATAGCCTTTCCGATAGTCTGGACGTTCCTTTATGCGCTGATGGGATATTCCGCGTACAGGGTCGTGAACAGAGCCAGTGCCGGTGTGCTGATACCCTATTTTGTCCAGCTTATCCTCAACCTGACCTGGAGCTGGGTATTTTTTTACTTCATGGAAACTAACGCAGGCCTGGTCAATTTATTCCTTCTGATCTTCGCCGTGCTTTGGACTGCCGCGGTCTTCAACAGACATGACAGGCTTGCTGCGGTGCTTCTCATACCATACATCCTGTGGGGATGTTTTGCCTTCTGGCTCAATTTATACATAGTCATACACAACTGA
- a CDS encoding diguanylate cyclase: MDKKESQDRKTIVSAAMAAAFIFIVSSLVFMNSTYDQVKAEILASIRDVEKRNIALLRQNLLINRDFVTSISMTLGRLTPELNSPEAIRFIREQNRFTGFGALYLINRDGNMYFGNPLNKGEQEYFKGIMSKNQIHSNIRISGSGKGGYLTINSVIINDSKAIGVLSARFYQDKLNELVTFDIFGQGGYCYLLSKDGAIIARSDNPKVNMDAVALPDLFSSSSGGEDGSKYCATIAGAMQKGLSGEIIYPTKGGNKVVSYIPVGTADLYLLTSVPENVVFAAASGDFFKGILFVMVSLAIFGSFMLFFFRTIRKNSEIIKSTNRELSLIYESMPGGIVRYVREDQKWRIKSANEGFYRLIGCSKEEFERNYGGNIFKILSEPMPREAREEFWSKIDNEELFETELKLNSGSGDPKWVCMNIDYIRNEDETREVVAIFSDITGIKAADRELYVNKEQFDIVKRLTNVIFFEWDTETGTISHSSNFLDFFDPLDSYENFPYSLKGYGAFSQEDAEGLITLFEEFREGLTESDAEVKAVNRHGDSRWYKVSMSAIFDGSGRPLKVVGILSDIDEQKRKLQTAEESAMKDPLTQLYNKVSTKALIEEYISANQNQGAFMMLDIDNFKRVNDTLGHLYGDAVLSELAHTLKSLFRDTDIIGRVGGDEFVVFMTNINELAVIRTKAERILSAFKRPFRTENAEQGISCSIGVSIYPGHGSTYDELMQKADSSLYFSKSSGKDQCTLYADDVQSCGLFALGEARGTTEIAVPHGFVQKNFRENVAEYILKLFYQYDDVDTAVPILLEFVGHSFKMGRMDVSVFSDDDTYYEILYEWCDDGVSPLKEEGKRFPADEWSSIKAQLDENDILLCEDADIGIPDCLENDHMKVRGVKSTMLCYIVEKGKRKAVLAFEYLKEKHLFTREEKDTIRTISDTISLFVLRARERALYNEKVSQMKNWEIVLDETDDVVYVSDAENYDLLYLNKAGRELPWIVGRDFRCRKCHEFFFGTDKPCSFCTMDLLSKDKYYIWERTDQNSGNHYMLKDKLIDWNGRLARIEWAINLTEKEQQQKILSSRLKIEKALLEGIGEMAYATDLEESMNVILRRVAELYKADRSYMMRINDDGRTISMTNEWLAEGVAPAIGNLQHFPLYRSPLWQKAFTKQETVFLKDISEFRETYPEEYERLAVQGIEEMYAIPITIKGKFWGFLGVDTPRRYKGDMYVLESVAYFVADEISKRRLIESSEGKGE; this comes from the coding sequence GTGGATAAGAAAGAGTCACAGGACAGAAAAACGATAGTCTCCGCAGCAATGGCTGCCGCCTTTATATTTATCGTCTCTTCACTGGTGTTTATGAACAGTACCTATGATCAGGTCAAAGCAGAAATACTTGCCTCTATCCGCGATGTCGAAAAAAGAAACATTGCGCTGCTAAGGCAGAATCTTCTCATAAACAGGGATTTTGTCACCAGTATATCAATGACGCTGGGCAGGCTTACCCCCGAGCTCAACTCCCCCGAGGCTATCAGGTTTATCAGGGAGCAGAACCGTTTTACAGGTTTTGGCGCGCTCTACCTCATAAACAGGGATGGAAACATGTATTTTGGCAACCCCTTAAACAAAGGGGAACAGGAATACTTCAAAGGAATAATGTCAAAGAACCAGATCCATTCCAACATAAGGATCTCAGGATCCGGAAAGGGCGGATATCTGACGATCAACTCGGTGATAATAAACGACAGTAAAGCGATCGGAGTCCTCTCTGCAAGATTCTATCAGGACAAGCTCAACGAGTTGGTCACTTTCGACATCTTTGGGCAGGGCGGTTACTGTTACCTGCTTTCAAAAGACGGAGCAATAATAGCCAGGTCTGACAATCCGAAGGTCAACATGGACGCAGTTGCGCTTCCCGACCTCTTTTCTTCATCCTCCGGAGGTGAAGATGGAAGCAAATACTGTGCGACTATCGCCGGAGCTATGCAGAAAGGCCTCTCAGGCGAGATTATATATCCCACCAAAGGCGGGAATAAAGTGGTCAGCTATATACCGGTAGGAACGGCTGACCTTTACCTTCTCACCTCCGTTCCTGAAAATGTCGTCTTTGCCGCTGCCTCGGGTGATTTTTTCAAAGGGATCTTATTCGTTATGGTCTCTTTGGCCATCTTCGGATCATTTATGCTCTTCTTTTTCAGGACGATCAGGAAAAATTCTGAGATCATAAAAAGTACAAACAGGGAACTCTCTCTGATCTATGAAAGCATGCCGGGCGGGATAGTCCGCTATGTCCGTGAGGATCAGAAGTGGAGGATAAAATCTGCAAATGAAGGTTTTTACAGGCTTATAGGCTGTTCAAAAGAGGAGTTTGAAAGAAATTACGGGGGCAATATTTTCAAGATACTCTCGGAACCGATGCCGCGCGAGGCAAGGGAGGAATTCTGGTCCAAGATCGACAATGAGGAACTCTTCGAGACTGAACTGAAGCTGAACAGCGGCAGCGGGGACCCCAAGTGGGTCTGCATGAACATAGACTATATCAGGAATGAAGACGAGACCAGGGAAGTTGTGGCGATATTTTCAGACATAACAGGGATCAAGGCGGCAGACAGAGAACTCTATGTAAACAAGGAACAGTTCGATATAGTAAAGAGACTTACTAATGTCATATTCTTTGAATGGGACACAGAGACAGGCACTATTTCTCACTCTTCCAACTTCCTTGATTTCTTTGATCCTCTCGACAGTTATGAAAATTTTCCTTATAGCCTGAAAGGTTACGGGGCATTTTCACAGGAAGACGCTGAAGGCCTGATCACCCTGTTTGAAGAGTTCAGAGAGGGACTTACGGAGAGCGATGCGGAAGTCAAAGCGGTCAACAGGCATGGGGATTCACGATGGTATAAGGTCTCTATGTCTGCAATATTTGATGGCTCAGGCCGGCCTCTTAAGGTAGTCGGGATCCTCTCTGACATTGACGAACAGAAGCGGAAGCTTCAGACTGCGGAAGAGAGTGCCATGAAAGATCCTCTCACACAGCTCTACAATAAGGTTTCCACAAAAGCTCTTATTGAGGAATATATCAGTGCAAATCAGAACCAGGGAGCATTCATGATGCTCGACATCGACAATTTCAAGCGCGTGAACGATACACTGGGGCATCTATATGGAGATGCAGTGCTGAGTGAACTGGCGCATACCCTTAAGTCCCTTTTCAGGGATACGGACATAATAGGCAGGGTCGGAGGAGATGAGTTCGTGGTTTTCATGACGAACATAAATGAGCTTGCTGTGATCCGGACCAAGGCGGAAAGGATACTCAGTGCCTTTAAGCGCCCCTTCAGAACAGAAAATGCAGAACAGGGAATTTCCTGCAGCATAGGTGTATCAATATACCCCGGGCACGGCAGCACTTACGATGAACTGATGCAGAAGGCTGACAGTTCCCTTTACTTCTCGAAGAGCAGCGGCAAGGATCAGTGTACCCTGTACGCAGATGATGTCCAAAGCTGCGGTCTCTTTGCACTTGGCGAGGCAAGGGGCACGACTGAGATAGCAGTCCCTCACGGATTCGTTCAGAAGAACTTCAGAGAAAACGTAGCTGAGTACATCCTCAAGCTCTTTTATCAGTACGACGATGTTGATACCGCAGTGCCCATACTCCTTGAATTCGTCGGACACTCATTCAAGATGGGGCGCATGGACGTATCTGTCTTCTCTGATGACGATACCTACTACGAGATCCTGTACGAATGGTGTGACGATGGTGTTTCTCCGCTGAAGGAAGAAGGAAAGAGATTCCCTGCGGATGAGTGGTCCTCGATAAAGGCTCAGCTCGATGAGAACGACATACTGCTCTGTGAGGATGCGGATATTGGCATCCCTGATTGCCTTGAGAACGACCACATGAAGGTACGCGGCGTCAAGTCTACGATGCTGTGTTATATAGTTGAAAAAGGCAAGAGGAAGGCTGTCCTTGCCTTTGAATATTTAAAGGAGAAGCATCTCTTCACCAGAGAGGAAAAGGATACCATCAGGACAATATCGGACACCATAAGCCTATTTGTCCTCAGGGCAAGGGAGCGTGCCCTTTACAATGAAAAAGTATCTCAGATGAAAAACTGGGAAATTGTGCTCGACGAGACAGATGACGTAGTCTATGTAAGTGACGCTGAAAATTATGACCTGCTCTACCTGAACAAAGCAGGAAGAGAGCTGCCCTGGATCGTCGGAAGGGACTTCAGGTGCCGGAAGTGTCATGAGTTCTTCTTCGGGACGGATAAGCCCTGTTCTTTTTGTACTATGGACCTGCTCTCAAAGGATAAGTATTACATCTGGGAGCGGACAGACCAAAACTCCGGGAACCATTACATGCTTAAGGACAAACTTATTGACTGGAACGGTAGGCTTGCCAGGATAGAATGGGCTATCAACCTCACAGAAAAAGAGCAGCAGCAGAAGATACTCTCTTCGAGGCTAAAGATCGAAAAGGCGCTTCTGGAGGGGATCGGCGAGATGGCTTATGCAACAGACCTCGAAGAGTCGATGAACGTTATCCTCAGGCGCGTAGCTGAGCTTTACAAAGCCGACAGGAGCTATATGATGAGGATCAACGATGACGGGCGCACGATAAGCATGACCAACGAGTGGCTTGCGGAAGGAGTTGCACCCGCAATAGGCAACCTTCAGCATTTTCCGCTGTACAGGTCACCCCTGTGGCAAAAAGCATTCACGAAACAGGAAACAGTCTTCCTAAAGGATATTTCTGAGTTCAGGGAGACCTATCCTGAAGAGTACGAAAGGCTCGCGGTCCAGGGGATAGAGGAGATGTATGCCATACCGATAACGATAAAAGGAAAATTTTGGGGATTTCTCGGAGTCGATACACCCAGAAGATACAAGGGAGACATGTATGTCCTTGAATCCGTGGCATACTTTGTCGCGGACGAAATAAGCAAGAGGCGTCTCATAGAGTCGTCGGAGGGGAAAGGTGAATAA